Sequence from the Argentina anserina chromosome 7, drPotAnse1.1, whole genome shotgun sequence genome:
ACTGTGAAGTAATAATCTCCGTCTCCACCTGAAAGCTTTGATTTTCAAAGTTATTCAAAAACAAATGGATGGCAGTCCTGTATATAATCCCAAAGACGAATGGCGtttatttaaattcaaatcGTTCTCGTAGCAGATAGCAGAATCTTTATTGTTGACTTCGCCCGATTTCTCACTTGCCATCATAGAAGGTTGAAGGTGGCTCGTCGATTTGCCTTTACTCCTTTGGTGGTATGATTGTCAGGTACTCGTTGATGCTATGCATAAAGGTACCTCAGATCACTCTAAGTTTGGTTATTTGGTTATTTGATTACTGATTTGCGGTGGTGTATGAACTTTGCTTCTGGTGCTAGGATGTCTTATATTAGGAGAACGGCTAACAGCATTGCGCCTAGTCTAGCAAAATTAGCTATTCAGAGTAAAATGTCTCTTGATTTCACTACTGTACTCCTCCTCTTGTGGAGGTGATTATAGTCTCCAAGTAATGATTCTTGATCAATGAATTCGATTTATTCTTCTAAAGAAAAATAGATACGAATAAATTAGAATATTATAAGTAATATAGATTAAAACAGTGACAATAAATTTAATGCAAATATATACTCTGCCGTATCTTATCCATTCTTAATTATAGACCACCAAGTTGAGTTCAATAACCGAATTATCATTGATGtgtaaatcaaacaaaaacaaatttctCATGTGCATTGTAAGGGATGGGCATTAATGTAACTAAGCCAAATCTTGATGGTCTATATAATGTGATGCTTTATATTGATCTATGGTTCTTTTCCTATAGTAATTGGTAATTCTTTTGCTTGGTTtagtttttttcattttcggTATTAAAACTTTGCCTATATTTTTCTAAGTATTCTACATTCcgtctgattttttttattatcaaGACTTTGGTTGTGAAAGATTTGGGAACCGTATTAATATGTTGGTGTTTCTTTAGATTCCATTTCTagctatgtttttttttaaacaagtTCTAGCTAGTTTTATTTCATAGGTCTTCTTGGCCAATTCTTGGCTTATTACTTTGAATTTGCACATGTGTGATGGGTTAATTCATGGTTTCATGTTTGTTATTAAGAAAtctatttaaaaaattgaagCGGTTTGTAGTTGATCAACTATCTCTTTCTTGcacatgtgttttttttaggAAACTTATAACTGGATAAGTGTAGACATATATTGAGTCCCAATTTGAAGACGCGGAGAGAGACAATGGTACTATCGGCGGATGAGAAAGCTCGGATGAGAATGTAGTAAACTTTGGCTAAGTTTGAAAAACAATTGCACAACAAGCTACTGGTGCAAGGATGATCAAGCATCATGTAAAGGCAGACTCTTTTTACGAATTATGGCTTTCAAAATGTTAAAATTGTTAGTAAAGATGATCAAGTTGAGTTCAATAACCGAATTGTCATTGGTGTGTagatcaaacaaaaacaaatttccCATGTGCATTTTAAGGGATGGGCAGTAATGTGACTAAGGCCAAATCTTGAtggcttatatatataatgtgatTCTTTATATTGATGTATGGTTCTTTTCCTCTAGTAATTGGTAATTATTTTGCTTGCTTTAGCTTTCTTcattttcaatattaaaacttTGCCTATAATTTTCCAAATATTCTACACTTCGtctggtttttcttttttatcaaGACTTTGGTTGTGAAAGATGTGGGAACCGTCTTAATATGTTGGTGTTTCTTTTGGATTCAATTTCTAGCTAGTTGTATTACATGGATCTTCTTGGCCAATTATTGGTTTATTACTTTGAATTTGCACAGGTGTGATGGGTTTAATACATGGTTTTTGTGTTTATTACtaagaaatatataaaaaaactgAAGCAGTTTATAGTTGATCAACTATCTCTTTTCTTGCACATGTGTGTTTTTttaaggaaacttactagataAGTATATACATATTGAGTCCCAATTTGAAGATGCGGAGAGAGACAATGGTACAATCGGTCGATGAGAAAGCTCGGATGAGAATGTAGTAAACTTTGGCTAAGTTTGAAAAACAATTGTGCATACTCTCAGACAATATGAGTATCATCATAATATAACTGAATGTTTTCGACAAAGTAAAACAGCTAAGGGATGAGCTGAAGAAGAATGTTCTTTTCAACGACAAACACATTATTTCGTTGTGGTTGTCTCTAACTCTCATCACCTTATGGCTGAAAAAGTGCCTAAGATATGGTACTGAATATATCAACATGGTAATGGGGGAGATAGATTCAAAAATGGAGTAATAGAAGGCAATAGTTATATACTTACTACTAAAGTATGTATGAGATTGTTCAGGTTCAATGGCTTATCTCTCAACATCATTAGGGTTTCTAACCTTAAAAAGACATTGTGAAAAGCTCCTTATATATGCAAATTGCTAAGTCTCCATTGAGATAAATTGTTTTGGAAAGATAGTTTTCAAAGACTTGATGAGAGAGTACACATGGATTCtagaaagcaaaagaaaatagcCTCATACTGACACATTTGATAGTGCATTACACTGAtgaattggtttttttttttgtcaatgcTGATGAATTGGTTTTACTCGGCTCACTTCTTGCTACTTATTGATTCATACTTTTGACTTCTTACTCTACTAGGTGGTAATTATATTTGATTTAGTTTTCAACACTCATTATCGAAGCTTCGCCTCTATTATTGTTTAGGTGTTTTTACGTTTGCtttttattttggtgattTTATAGGTTGTGCATATTTTTATGGGTTTTTATTGCCCAATTCTTTTAGTTTATCTTGTTACTAATCAAGTGATGattgtgaatttgtgagaATTGTACACCATTTTGGATTGATATTCTAATTTGATGACCAATCAACTTTCTATAGCGCATGTATGACCTATTTTTAGGAGACATGCATAATTGGAAGGCAACATGGTCACACTGAAATATCTCTGAAACCAAAATGGCTACAATGCCTCGAAATAGGATGAAGAAAACGAAGAGGAATTGACTATATAGGCGTATGTACCTTTTATAGTCTACAAACTACAGCAACAAGGAATATTAAGCAAACATGGGTGAACAAAGAACATCTTTGTCACTGTTCTTTTAATCTTCAACAAGACAAAAGAAAATCTCAACCCTAGGTTTACCATGTTTATTCATCTGCTTCTCAAAGAACAATCTCATCTGCCTCTGTCGCTCATCTGTTGATTGTTGTAGCTTGGTTCtcttaataaaataataataataacaatatTTGTTCGGGTTGTGAAGACCCGGCCCAAGTCTTCAGAAGAGAGTGGGCGTACCCGGCACGCGCTTAGATAGGCCGTGGTGCCTTCAAATTGTCATCCCCTTTTCCTTGGATTACAGACCATCCACTCCATTGCACCACACCACAGACACGCAGTAACTCTCTCTATTTCTCTAAATGGTTGGGGCGTAGACGATCATACAATGGCTGTTTCATTCTACTCACCACTCGGCTTCAATTCTACGGTAAATTTTATGACCCTTGTTTTCCACCCATTGTGTTTCTTACTgtatacaaacttcaatatcATGGTTGTGTTTTTATCCTGAAGCTTTAAAATGAGCAGCCATGGATTGTTTTCTGTTGAATTAGATATTGGGTTATGTGTGAATGTTAAACTCAACATGAAAGTAAGAATCTTGGCTCAAGAATGGAACTGTACATAATATCACTAAGCTCAAGGTTGAGTCTTGGCTTTATTTTGTGTCTTGAAGCTGAAAACTGCAGTGTGGTTGTTTTAAAAGGATGAACCTTTGGTGATTATGGCAATGAGTTCCTGAATTTACTTTGGCTCAGCTAATAATCTTATCCTGAAGGATGTTTTGGCTAAGATAAGTTCATTCAAATTTGAAGGGAAATTAGGACTCTTCTTCTGTACACATGATATATTCGTATCTCTTTATGTAGGCAGTAGGTAGAGATTTATTGCTTAGTTATGGACTGAAGTCAGTTCTAAACAAAAACGAAGTAATCAAGTCCGGTAATAAGGAGGGTAGAAATTATCAATCGACCTTTTGGAGGTTGTTGTGCTTTTTGAATGGAGATAAGCTTCATGAGTAGAGACTTGATCTTTTGATGTATGGATCAGATGTTTGTGTCTGCTACGAATTATGTTGTCTATATTGTAGTAGTGGAGTATTCAGAAAACATTAATAGTGATGTTCAAATATTGTTCTGCTTGGGGAAATTGGTTTTATATCTGTAAGAAAGGCTATAAATATCTCTGTTTATGGTTTTTGGGTGTTATGTGATCTGTATGTAAGACTTCTGCTTGCATTGATAATTTGTATCAAAGTTGTGTACGCTTAATGTGCAGTTACAAGCTAAGTACCAGAGTGTTTCAAGATTTTCTGCTGGAGCTTCTACACCAGCAGTCACGCAATTCACATCTTTATCTGGAAAATTTGGTCCAAGAAGGCATGTAAATCGAAGAGGATGGGGTTTATGTTTTTGCGTCACAGATAGCAATCAGCTTACTACAGAAACTGATGATAAGGCTTCCGAAACTAGTTCAACTTCTCCTTCTGAGGATCCATTACCGGCTGTgagttcttcttctttgggtAGTTCTGCCAACAACAGTCAGTTTCAAACTAGTGCCATTGATCAGCCTAGTTCTCAAACTTCTGAGGCTTCCAATGGATCATCGGTTACTTCTGGTCAAAAACAGGAGGAATCATCACCTCCAACAAACTCTCAAGTTAAATCAAAAAGATTGCCGCTAACAGCCAGGGAGAGACTAAGGGCAGCCAAGGTTCTCAGCCGTTACAACACGGAGTCAAAGCCAGCTAGAAAGAAATCTGATAGGAGCAAGACTGTACTAGACGCTGCTAGAGCGAGTGAGGGAGGGAAGGGAAGGTCTGGACTTCCACAGGCCCCTACAAACATTTTCGACGACAGCAAGCGAGGAATGCCAAAAGATGGCCTAACTTGGGATTTTCCAGGGGGTGCTGACCTGTTTCTAATCATCTTCTCGTTTGTGTTCATCAGCACAGTGATGTTTGCCACGACTTACTTTGTCTGGAAAGTTGGTGCCATCCATTTTAATGAAAATTGAGTTGAAGAAACTGCGAGTTGCGTAGTTCCTTCCAATCAATCCACCTTGATGCATCTCAACATTTTGGACAAGCTATACATGTCAATGTACAAATATTTGCAAGGCCAATGTTACTGCTCCTACACTTATAGTTTCCTTTGTTTTGAAGTTGAAAATGATAGAACGTAATACTGTATATCCCTTTGAACTTTCTGCCTTGAATCTTTACCTCAACTAATTGAAAACGAACCATTTGACTACAAAATCTGAGTTCAACCGAACGAGAACTACTTATCGGATAGATTTCCCTGTTTGATCCAACATTCAAGAACAAACCCATGTGTTTATCAT
This genomic interval carries:
- the LOC126802860 gene encoding uncharacterized protein LOC126802860; this translates as MAVSFYSPLGFNSTLQAKYQSVSRFSAGASTPAVTQFTSLSGKFGPRRHVNRRGWGLCFCVTDSNQLTTETDDKASETSSTSPSEDPLPAVSSSSLGSSANNSQFQTSAIDQPSSQTSEASNGSSVTSGQKQEESSPPTNSQVKSKRLPLTARERLRAAKVLSRYNTESKPARKKSDRSKTVLDAARASEGGKGRSGLPQAPTNIFDDSKRGMPKDGLTWDFPGGADLFLIIFSFVFISTVMFATTYFVWKVGAIHFNEN